One stretch of Diabrotica undecimpunctata isolate CICGRU chromosome 5, icDiaUnde3, whole genome shotgun sequence DNA includes these proteins:
- the LOC140442034 gene encoding facilitated trehalose transporter Tret1-like gives MSLYESNVSKTIMKNLAQSWENRKVNWKIYVSTLTANLLLISGGGQAAWTSPTITKLKSNNTEENPLGSPISTMDISMLAAIPQISTLLSYIAMAKLSQAFGRKKLMLYGAVFLLIAHIVIAFARHIYVYYVCLLIIGLGLSSIYISVPIYCGEVADTSNRGVIGCFVGLSAVFGILLIYVFGSFCSIKMLSLICAFPSLAHIIIHMFVIESPIYLISKGKKIEAIRALESLRRNRNCREIETEYLSLQKTVESDLKRKNLSIVDLFKARAGVKAFFISITLCIGQQASGISIITAFMGPIFNEAGANMSGDNVGILVGSAQVLTFAVAAYLIEKLGRRFLLLFSSFGCSLFMFSMGISFYLKHINVSFIAEIRWLPVLFVILFIICYGLGLGPIPICIIGELFPHDFRSIGTALVLILDGILIAIINFSFPLLSEAFGTFSCMIAHSVVSLLAFIVLYLLLPETKGKTLNEIQDLLNK, from the exons ATGAGTTTGTACGAAAGTAATGTAAGCAAAACAATCATGAAAAATTTAGCGCAAAGTTGGGAAAATCGAAAAGTTAATTGGAAGATTTATGTTTCGACTTTAACAG CAAACTTGTTATTAATTTCTGGTGGAGGCCAGGCTGCTTGGACATCTCCGACAATTACTAAGCTAAAATCCAATAATACCGAAGAAAATCCTCTTGGCTCGCCAATATCAACCATGGATATATCTATGTTAGCTGCTATTCCCCAAATTTCAACACTTTTGTCGTATATCGCAATGGCAAAGCTATCGCAAGCTTTTGGGAGAAAAAAACTTATGCTGTATGGAgcagtatttttattaattgcacaTATTGTAATTGCTTTTGCCAGACACATTTATGTATACTACGTGTGTTTGTTAATTATAGGCTTAGGCTTAAGTAGTATATATATAAGCGTACCGATTTATTGTGGCGAAGTAGCAGATACCTCTAATAGAGGAGTAATAGGTTGCTTTGTAGGCTTATCTGCAGTTTTTGGAATTCTTTTAATTTATGTCTTCGGTTCTTTTTGTAGTATAAAAATGTTATCTTTGATATGTGCTTTTCCAAGTTTGGCTCATATTATAATTCACATGTTTGTAATCGAATCACCTATTTACTTAATTTCTAAAGGTAAAAAAATAGAAGCTATAAGAGCCCTTGAAAGTTTACGGCGTAACAGAAACTGTCGAGAAATAGAAACAGAATACTTATCGTTACAAAAAACTGTTGAGTCCGATTTGAAAAGAAAGAATCTTAGTATAGTAGATTTATTTAAAGCACGTGCAGGGGTTAAAGCCTTTTTTATATCAATTACTTTATGCATAGGTCAACAGGCTTCTGGTATCTCAATAATTACAGCTTTCATGGGTCCAATATTTAATGAAGCTGGGGCCAATATGTCTGGCGATAACGTTGGAATTTTAGTTGGATCGGCACAAGTGCTAACTTTCGCTGTAGCAGCATATCTCATTGAAAAACTAGGACGaagatttttgttattattttcttcatttgGTTGTTCACTGTTTATGTTCTCCATGGGCATTTCGTTTTATCTTAAACATATAAATGTTTCTTTTATAGCAGAAATACGTTGGTTGCCGGTTTTATTTGTCATATTATTTATTATCTGCTATGGATTAGGTTTAGGCCCTATCCCTATATGTATTATTGGAGAACTATTTCCACATGACTTCAGATCTATTGGCACAGCTTTGGTACTAATTCTTGATGGTATTTTAATTGCCATAATTAATTTTAGTTTTCCTTTGCTTTCAGAAGCATTTGGAACTTTTAGCTGTATGATAGCTCACAGTGTAGTATCTCTATTggcttttattgttttatatctATTACTACCAGAAACAAAAGGAAAAACTTTAAATGAAATTCAAGATTTGCTTAACAAATAA